A single Cyprinus carpio isolate SPL01 chromosome A6, ASM1834038v1, whole genome shotgun sequence DNA region contains:
- the LOC109091695 gene encoding adenosine receptor A1-like, which translates to MVKMSTLRVTESWEKVDLMYISIEITIALASVLGNVLVVLVVCMNQALRDPTFCFIVSLALADIAVGILVIPLAVVLSLGLSTLFYNCLFISCLLVIITQSSILSLLAIAIDRFLRVKIPTRYNIIVTQRRAWVAVGLCWLISFLTGLVPMAGWHRTPPINVSTTAIECQFTNVMCMDYMVYFNFFVWVVVPLTIMIGLYAEIFRVICRQLNRRAEATCDSSKYYRKELKLAKSLALILFLFALCWLPLHIMNSIVFFCPTCNVPKSAFYVGIFMSHVNSALNPVVYAFRIQRFRDTLIHIIQRFVLCKTPSANLSQHAPGPITEKTQVQ; encoded by the exons ATGGTGAAGATGTCAACACTCAGAGTGACTGAGAGTTGGGAGAAGGTGGACCTGATGTACATCTCCATCGAGATCACTATCGCTCTGGCATCGGTGCTTGGGAATGTGCTGGTGGTCCTGGTGGTTTGCATGAACCAGGCTCTCAGAGACCCgactttctgttttattgtttctctGGCACTGGCTGATATTGCGGTCGGCATTCTTGTCATTCCACTGGCGGTGGTCCTCAGCTTGGGTCTCAGCACACTGTTTTACAACTGCCTCTTCATTTCCTGCCTCCTCGTCATCATCACCCAAAGCTCCATATTATCCCTGCTGGCCATCGCCATCGACCGCTTCCTACGTGTCAAAATCCCCACCAG GTATAACATCATTGTTACGCAGAGGCGGGCGTGGGTAGCTGTGGGTTTGTGCTGGCTCATCTCGTTTCTGACTGGTTTAGTGCCGATGGCCGGCTGGCACCGCACCCCACCCATAAATGTGAGCACGACGGCCATCGAATGCCAGTTCACCAACGTCATGTGCATGGATTATATGGTCTACTTCAACTTCTTTGTTTGGGTGGTGGTGCCCCTGACCATCATGATCGGCCTGTACGCCGAGATCTTCCGTGTGATCTGCCGCCAGCTCAACCGTCGAGCTGAGGCCACCTGCGACTCGAGCAAGTACTACCGTAAAGAGCTGAAACTTGCAAAGTCATTAGCGCTAATTCTGTTTCTGTTCGCGCTCTGCTGGCTGCCACTGCATATTATGAacagtattgtgtttttttgccCTACATGCAACGTGCCCAAGAGTGCTTTTTATGTTGGCATCTTCATGTCACACGTCAACTCCGCACTCAACCCGGTGGTGTACGCCTTCCGCATCCAGCGCTTCCGTGATACGCTGATTCATATCATCCAGCGATTCGTGCTCTGTAAAACCCCATCAGCCAACCTGAGCCAGCACGCTCCTGGACCCATCACAGAGAAAACCCAAGTTCAGTAG
- the LOC109091693 gene encoding adenosine receptor A3-like, producing MADGEKVIYTSLEVLIAVGCCLGNMLVIWAVWSCRALSQTTFCFVVSLAVADLLVGAVAVPFAVVVDGRLKTSFHSCLFISCVVIVLTQASVHSLLAIAVDRYLRVYNPLRYRGAVRKKHLWAAATVCWLSAFILGFIPMLGWHKKDTTTTENSTITCHFITVIHMSYMVNFNFLACILTPTIIMMVLYLLLFNMISKQLRKRIGSRTVESFYHKERRLANSLALVLVLFAVSWLPLHIMNTVNYYKIVEVPSVAFHIGILLSHANSAINPIVYAFKVPKIKMAFKSILMKETSSEQKGNQSSQTLDNNESNSNSTARCSMKIKPQVVLISNQDG from the exons ATGGCTGATGGTGAGAAGGTGATCTATACTTCCCTGGAGGTGCTCATCGCTGTAGGATGCTGCCTGGGGAACATGCTGGTCATCTGGGCAGTGTGGTCATGCCGTGCCTTAAGCCAGACTACATTCTGTTTCGTTGTGTCTCTGGCGGTGGCTGATCTTCTGGTGGGAGCAGTGGCCGTGCCTTTCGCTGTGGTGGTTGATGGACGTTTGAAGACTAGTTTCCACAGCTGCCTCTTCATCAGCTGTGTGGTCATTGTGTTGACCCAGGCCTCTGTTCACTCCCTGCTGGCCATCGCTGTGGACCGATACCTGCGTGTTTATAACCCTCTCAG GTACAGGGGAGCAGTCAGAAAGAAGCACTTATGGGCCGCGGCCACTGTATGTTGGCTCTCTGCTTTTATACTAGGTTTCATTCCCATGCTTGGATGGCACAAAAAAGACACCACAACCACTGAAAACTCCACGATTACATGTCATTTCATAACGGTCATACACATGTCCTACATGGTCAACTTCAACTTCCTCGCTTGCATCCTTACACCCACTATCATCATGATGGTGCTGTACTTGTTACTCTTCAATATGATATCCAAACAGCTCAGAAAAAGAATTGGGAGTCGCACCGTGGAGTCCTTTTACCATAAGGAGCGGAGACTGGCCAATTCTCTGGCTTTGGTTCTGGTTCTATTTGCTGTTTCTTGGCTTCCGCTGCACATAATGAACACGGTGAATTACTACAAGATTGTCGAAGTTCCCTCTGTCGCCTTTCACATTGGCATCCTCCTCTCTCACGCTAACTCCGCCATTAACCCCATAGTGTACGCTTTCAAAGTCCCTAAGATTAAGATGGCATTTAAAAGCATCCTCATGAAGGAGACAAGCTCGGAACAGAAAGGAAATCAGAGCAGCCAGACTTTGGATAACAACGAGAGCAACTCGAACAGCACCGCCAGATGCAGCATGAAAATAAAACCACAAGTCGTTTTGATTTCAAATCAGGACGGTTAG